From Pseudoalteromonas rubra, one genomic window encodes:
- a CDS encoding DNA adenine methylase, producing the protein MKKYQVIPPPVTWFGGKSRYVKNIVKYFPPHRTYVDVFGGSGAVLLGKRPSKVEVYNDLNAKMSSLFSVLSDKEKTKELVRRLELTPYSRGCFREAVEAVEAVEAVEAVESELDEIELARLMIVVQRQSHGGLARQWSYCIDAPAAGYSASVRRFHAGIERLADIHSRMRKVQVENLCFSDLIPRYDREKTLFYLDPPYVPETRVNGRYEIEMSQEDHEHMVELLLSAKGMFVLSGYKTEVYYPLEHAGWRRHEINVVANSSKNRSNRTECLWVSPSCELSRRTVITSPEIDKDVSLTNRQKAAFRVHLSRRTDSTRAIKGAINSLRRMDKRVTKVAVAKMTGISREHITRYYSHLF; encoded by the coding sequence ATGAAAAAGTACCAAGTCATACCACCACCAGTAACTTGGTTTGGTGGCAAATCTAGATATGTGAAAAACATAGTTAAGTATTTTCCACCGCATAGAACTTACGTAGATGTTTTTGGTGGCTCAGGTGCCGTATTACTAGGAAAGCGTCCTTCAAAAGTTGAAGTTTACAATGACCTTAATGCTAAAATGTCTAGTTTGTTTTCTGTTTTATCAGATAAGGAAAAAACCAAAGAGCTGGTAAGGCGGTTGGAATTGACACCATATTCGAGGGGTTGTTTTAGAGAGGCTGTCGAGGCTGTCGAGGCTGTCGAGGCTGTCGAGGCTGTCGAGAGTGAGTTAGATGAGATTGAATTGGCTAGATTAATGATAGTTGTTCAAAGGCAGTCACATGGGGGATTAGCTAGACAATGGTCGTATTGCATTGATGCTCCAGCAGCTGGGTATTCTGCAAGCGTAAGAAGATTTCATGCGGGAATTGAGCGCTTAGCAGATATACATAGTCGCATGCGAAAAGTCCAAGTAGAAAACCTATGTTTTAGTGACCTAATTCCTCGCTATGACAGAGAAAAAACTTTGTTTTACCTTGATCCTCCTTATGTTCCTGAAACTCGTGTCAATGGTCGTTATGAGATTGAAATGTCTCAGGAAGATCATGAGCACATGGTTGAACTTTTGCTTTCAGCTAAAGGTATGTTTGTTCTATCAGGTTATAAGACTGAAGTTTATTACCCTCTAGAGCATGCAGGGTGGCGGCGGCATGAAATAAATGTTGTGGCGAATAGTAGCAAGAACAGAAGTAACCGAACAGAATGTTTATGGGTTTCACCAAGTTGTGAATTAAGTCGGCGAACCGTAATTACATCACCTGAAATTGATAAGGACGTAAGCCTAACAAATCGTCAAAAAGCTGCTTTCCGTGTTCATCTATCAAGGCGCACCGATAGCACAAGAGCAATTAAAGGAGCCATAAATAGCCTGAGAAGAATGGACAAGCGGGTAACAAAAGTTGCGGTAGCCAAAATGACAGGAATTAGTCGGGAGCATATAACCAGATACTACTCACACCTGTTCTAA
- a CDS encoding DNA adenine methylase, giving the protein MSQCQWRIIFRMPVTPSPLRYPGGKTAITPMVSELINANNLRSAHYVEPYAGGAGLALSLLFNGYVPKIHLNDIDVSIWSFWHSILYRTDEFIELIEKTNITLQEWHQQKEIQDSKASVDSLTLGFSSFFLNRTNRSGIIQKAGVIGGLEQKGDYKLDCRFNKPDLILKIRRIANHANQINIYNMDAVKFIKYIESSVERSFYCIDPPYFVKGQSLYTNFYEPRDHQELASAINNIKGKWMMTYDYASEIKRLYSDYRLFTFSLNYSAADKKKGTELLIASPSLRVPLKLNLKRVPKKEIGIF; this is encoded by the coding sequence ATGAGTCAGTGTCAATGGAGAATTATTTTTAGAATGCCAGTTACCCCATCCCCACTCAGATACCCCGGAGGTAAAACAGCCATAACACCAATGGTTTCTGAGTTGATAAATGCAAATAATCTGCGCAGTGCTCACTATGTTGAGCCCTATGCTGGAGGCGCTGGCCTGGCCCTGTCATTGCTTTTTAACGGCTATGTACCAAAAATACACTTAAATGATATCGATGTTTCTATCTGGTCTTTTTGGCATTCAATACTTTATCGAACAGACGAGTTTATAGAGCTTATTGAAAAAACTAACATCACATTGCAAGAATGGCATCAACAAAAAGAAATTCAAGATTCTAAAGCTTCTGTAGATAGTCTCACTCTTGGCTTCTCAAGCTTTTTCCTAAATAGGACAAATAGATCCGGAATAATTCAAAAAGCGGGTGTTATAGGAGGATTGGAACAAAAGGGCGACTATAAGCTTGATTGTCGCTTCAACAAGCCTGACCTTATTTTGAAAATTAGAAGGATTGCTAACCACGCTAATCAGATAAATATTTACAACATGGATGCTGTCAAATTCATTAAATATATAGAATCAAGTGTAGAGCGCAGCTTTTATTGTATTGACCCACCTTACTTTGTAAAAGGACAAAGCTTATATACCAATTTCTACGAGCCTAGAGATCACCAAGAGCTGGCATCTGCAATAAATAATATTAAAGGAAAGTGGATGATGACATATGACTATGCGTCAGAAATAAAAAGACTATATTCTGACTATAGACTTTTTACCTTTTCGTTGAACTATAGTGCAGCAGATAAAAAGAAAGGCACTGAACTGCTCATCGCAAGCCCATCACTTAGGGTCCCCCTCAAACTAAATTTGAAAAGAGTCCCCAAAAAAGAGATCGGTATTTTTTAA